A part of Microbulbifer sp. MI-G genomic DNA contains:
- a CDS encoding L,D-transpeptidase family protein, whose amino-acid sequence MMACDLLRQLGLAALLGMIASAAPSGGALLAARVQQALDPTTSGEQLRKAANRYRELAKHWQPIAQGEPLQAGDRNVRVLQLRKLLQLYGDYRGQPGPTSAPAGDPLRFDMALQTALENFQRRHGLAPSGVAEGETLAALAVSPTERAGQMTLNAERWDRLSLPPESRYVLINIPDYRLQLVEDNQVVLDMKTVVGKSSTRTPDMRSRITHVVFNPTWTVPRSILVTQLLPKARHNPAAMHRRGYRVIQYHSGVTSPITTEGIARAAGGHATLRQISGPGNTLGKLKFVTPNKRAIFLHDTQAKSLFSLQARARSHGCVRLQHPEELAYALLAPQGWDRVQIAQAASGDQTRNVRIKPAPRLYIVYMTAWLGRDGRPQFRRDIYHRDKKTHSPAEG is encoded by the coding sequence ATGATGGCCTGTGACCTGCTGCGCCAACTCGGGCTCGCCGCACTGCTCGGCATGATCGCGTCCGCGGCCCCAAGCGGCGGCGCCCTGCTGGCAGCCAGGGTCCAGCAGGCACTCGACCCGACAACGTCGGGGGAACAGTTGCGCAAAGCGGCCAACCGCTACCGAGAACTGGCCAAACACTGGCAGCCCATTGCCCAGGGCGAGCCACTACAGGCCGGCGATAGAAACGTGCGGGTGCTGCAACTGCGCAAACTGTTGCAACTCTACGGGGACTATCGCGGACAGCCGGGGCCAACCTCCGCTCCCGCGGGAGACCCCCTGCGCTTCGACATGGCCCTTCAGACCGCCCTGGAGAATTTCCAGCGCCGGCACGGGCTGGCGCCCAGCGGCGTTGCGGAAGGGGAAACCCTCGCTGCGCTGGCTGTCTCTCCCACGGAGCGGGCCGGACAAATGACCCTGAACGCAGAGCGCTGGGACAGGCTGTCTCTTCCCCCGGAAAGCCGCTATGTACTGATCAATATTCCCGACTACCGGCTGCAGCTTGTGGAGGACAATCAGGTGGTGCTCGATATGAAAACGGTAGTGGGTAAAAGCAGCACCCGCACGCCGGATATGCGCAGCCGTATCACCCATGTCGTATTCAACCCCACCTGGACCGTACCACGCAGTATTCTGGTCACGCAGCTGCTGCCCAAAGCGCGCCACAACCCCGCGGCTATGCACCGGCGCGGGTATCGGGTTATCCAGTACCACAGCGGGGTCACCTCCCCCATTACCACTGAGGGCATCGCCCGTGCCGCAGGCGGCCACGCCACTCTGCGCCAGATCAGTGGTCCGGGGAACACACTGGGCAAGTTAAAGTTTGTCACACCCAATAAGCGAGCCATCTTTCTGCACGATACGCAGGCCAAGAGCCTGTTTTCATTACAGGCGCGCGCACGCAGTCACGGGTGTGTGCGCCTACAGCACCCGGAAGAGCTGGCCTACGCATTGCTGGCGCCCCAGGGCTGGGACAGAGTCCAGATTGCTCAGGCAGCGTCGGGAGACCAAACCCGCAATGTGCGCATCAAGCCGGCACCCCGTCTCTATATCGTCTATATGACCGCCTGGCTGGGTCGTGACGGACGTCCGCAGTTCCGACGCGATATTTACCACCGCGACAAGAAAACCCACTCCCCGGCCGAAGGCTAA
- a CDS encoding L,D-transpeptidase family protein translates to MGIRKRPPSGCTLHRALRHAGALALLLAFGSGLPPATAETGKSAGTNAVVGSDPFAPAGRQYALLSEELARYRALAESDHWQPLRAGQPIAPGSRGPRVAQLRSLLMLYGDYRPSDFDTSGSKDNLHADVYDKSLQQAVRRFQRRHGLKANALVGEHTRSRLNTNPAKLVRVLAANLKRWELLPKDLGPRYIVVNIPDFSLRLIEDNREQFRMKVVVGKPKHKTPQLTTRMTRLEFNPVWRVPPSIALKELLPKGGSALGARGYRLINHRGRAVPFTRGNIAAVRRGKVMLHQRGGPGNALGRVKFMIPNRHAIYLHDTKSKHLFKKSQRAFSHGCIRLEKPLVFARMMLGQQNGWGNARINRALASSRTHGVALKKPVPVYVAYWTAWIDEKGQLQFRPDIYRRDGPVAEASRG, encoded by the coding sequence ATGGGTATTCGCAAGCGTCCGCCCTCTGGGTGCACACTGCACAGGGCTCTACGACACGCCGGCGCCCTCGCTTTGCTGCTGGCTTTCGGGTCCGGGCTGCCCCCGGCCACTGCCGAGACCGGAAAGTCTGCTGGCACCAATGCAGTTGTCGGCAGCGACCCCTTTGCACCAGCGGGGCGGCAATATGCGCTGCTCAGTGAGGAACTGGCGCGCTACCGGGCGCTGGCGGAAAGCGATCACTGGCAACCGCTTCGTGCCGGGCAACCAATAGCACCGGGCAGTCGCGGTCCGCGTGTCGCACAACTGCGCAGCCTGCTGATGCTGTACGGGGATTACCGCCCCAGTGATTTCGATACTTCAGGATCGAAGGACAACCTCCACGCCGATGTGTATGACAAATCCCTGCAACAGGCAGTGCGCAGATTCCAGCGGCGTCACGGGTTGAAAGCGAACGCACTGGTTGGCGAACACACCCGCAGCCGCCTCAATACCAATCCCGCCAAGCTGGTGCGTGTCCTTGCAGCCAATCTCAAACGCTGGGAGCTGCTGCCAAAAGATCTGGGTCCGCGCTATATCGTTGTCAACATTCCCGATTTCAGCCTGCGCCTGATAGAGGACAATCGTGAACAATTCCGCATGAAGGTGGTAGTGGGCAAGCCAAAACACAAAACCCCGCAATTGACCACCCGCATGACACGGCTTGAGTTCAATCCAGTGTGGCGTGTGCCACCGAGTATCGCCCTGAAAGAGCTGCTGCCGAAAGGCGGCTCTGCGCTGGGCGCCAGAGGATATCGGCTGATCAACCACCGCGGCAGAGCCGTGCCCTTCACCCGTGGCAATATCGCCGCCGTGCGCCGCGGCAAGGTCATGCTGCATCAAAGGGGTGGGCCGGGAAACGCCCTGGGTCGGGTCAAGTTTATGATCCCCAACCGCCATGCCATTTACCTGCACGATACCAAAAGCAAGCACCTGTTCAAAAAGTCCCAGCGGGCCTTTAGTCACGGTTGTATCCGCCTGGAAAAGCCGCTGGTGTTTGCCCGAATGATGCTGGGGCAGCAAAACGGCTGGGGTAACGCGCGTATCAACCGCGCCCTGGCGAGCAGCCGCACCCACGGCGTAGCGCTGAAAAAACCGGTACCCGTTTACGTCGCCTACTGGACTGCCTGGATAGATGAAAAGGGGCAGTTGCAATTCCGCCCGGATATCTACCGCCGCGACGGCCCTGTAGCAGAGGCAAGTCGTGGCTAG
- a CDS encoding L,D-transpeptidase family protein, with the protein MSYFNPEQHKRKSILPLLILGSLCVSILYYAFAANQKTIPILPENAVRPHLIHWLEENPNAWPAQDPIFNPAAVRKIYQRTDYRLLWFDNYSLSDSANDLLRQLTAASSGNPSSMVDYRYHLGYFDRTLRDTPQRLQMAAVLDVLLTDAFVSYAQDTQLERLTPKSRPPRGITPVLREDQGFRMVALPTAPRQASNEPSGRRYFRGYDRARIIGSSPHSHPYSQDYNSGNEDSHSPPASSTRSLDPIRHNTHTDRSASGSRASGSDSRVYYNQNRNQLRRDYHGRSSTAIPSPVNNEGAYFEEDTPYGSDAYSLRNQLQRLRDLSASGRWRPIPPGPAMTLGARHPHVGRLRDLLSLYGDYQAYYRYRGADHNRFDRNLHQAVMRFQKRHGLKPDGIVGRTTRKRLNLSPAARAKIVEMNIDRREALPSSLGDRFIQVNIPAYRLQYVENGRVKLAMNVVVGKKKHATPEITTRVSKVIFNPTWTVPRSILVNEILPKARKNPAGMENMGYRVVGGSGEYLPLTSGNLSAAGAGTYLMRQMGGEENILGRIKFEIPNKHDVYLHDTRARTLFSRTDRGYSHGCIRLEKPRHLAEALLRPQGRWDQWRIGQLTTGEKTTEIDLTQLVNIYITYWTAWVDGEGNLNFRPDIYAKDGLTDNQF; encoded by the coding sequence ATGTCGTATTTCAACCCAGAGCAGCACAAACGCAAGTCCATTCTGCCCCTGCTGATTCTCGGCAGCCTGTGTGTGTCTATTCTCTATTACGCCTTCGCCGCTAACCAGAAAACCATACCGATACTGCCGGAAAATGCCGTGCGCCCCCACCTGATACACTGGCTGGAGGAGAACCCGAATGCCTGGCCCGCCCAGGACCCCATTTTCAACCCCGCAGCGGTGCGCAAAATTTACCAGCGCACCGATTACCGCCTGCTCTGGTTCGATAATTACAGTCTCAGTGACAGTGCCAACGACCTGCTCAGGCAACTCACTGCGGCCAGCTCCGGCAACCCCAGCAGTATGGTGGACTACCGCTACCACCTCGGGTATTTCGACCGCACCCTGCGCGATACCCCACAGCGCCTGCAGATGGCCGCGGTGCTGGATGTCCTTCTGACCGATGCGTTTGTCTCCTACGCCCAGGATACCCAGTTGGAACGCCTCACCCCCAAAAGTCGTCCACCCCGCGGTATCACCCCGGTATTACGGGAAGACCAGGGGTTTCGCATGGTTGCCTTGCCCACCGCACCTCGACAAGCCTCAAATGAACCCAGTGGACGCAGGTATTTTCGCGGCTACGACCGGGCCCGTATCATCGGCAGCAGTCCGCACAGCCATCCCTATTCCCAGGACTACAACAGCGGCAATGAAGACAGCCACTCGCCTCCCGCCAGTTCCACCCGCAGCCTCGATCCCATACGCCACAATACGCATACAGACCGCAGCGCAAGCGGCTCGAGAGCCAGTGGCAGCGACAGCCGGGTCTACTACAACCAAAACCGCAACCAGCTTAGGCGCGACTATCACGGCCGCAGCAGCACAGCTATCCCATCTCCGGTCAATAACGAGGGGGCCTATTTCGAGGAGGATACCCCCTATGGCAGCGATGCGTATTCACTGAGAAACCAGCTGCAGCGATTGCGCGACCTGTCCGCCAGTGGACGCTGGCGCCCGATTCCCCCAGGCCCGGCAATGACATTGGGGGCCCGCCATCCCCATGTGGGCCGACTGCGGGATCTGCTCTCTCTCTACGGCGACTATCAGGCTTACTACCGCTATCGCGGCGCCGATCACAATCGATTCGACCGGAACCTGCACCAGGCTGTCATGCGCTTCCAGAAACGCCACGGTCTCAAGCCAGATGGGATCGTGGGGCGCACCACCCGCAAGCGCCTCAATCTCTCTCCCGCTGCGCGGGCGAAGATTGTGGAGATGAATATCGACCGTCGGGAAGCGTTGCCCTCCAGCCTGGGAGACCGTTTTATCCAGGTCAATATCCCCGCCTACCGGCTGCAATATGTTGAAAACGGCCGGGTCAAACTGGCCATGAATGTGGTTGTGGGGAAGAAGAAACACGCAACACCCGAGATCACCACACGGGTCAGCAAGGTGATTTTCAACCCCACCTGGACAGTACCGCGCAGTATCCTCGTCAATGAAATACTGCCCAAGGCCCGCAAGAATCCCGCCGGTATGGAAAACATGGGGTACCGGGTGGTCGGCGGAAGCGGTGAGTATCTCCCACTCACCTCCGGCAACCTCTCGGCTGCTGGTGCCGGCACCTATCTGATGCGCCAAATGGGAGGTGAGGAAAATATACTGGGGCGGATAAAGTTCGAGATACCCAACAAGCATGATGTCTACCTGCACGATACCCGCGCCCGCACCCTCTTTTCCCGCACGGACCGCGGCTACAGCCACGGCTGCATCCGCTTGGAAAAACCGCGCCACCTGGCGGAGGCCCTGCTGCGTCCCCAGGGGCGTTGGGATCAGTGGCGCATCGGCCAGCTCACCACTGGTGAAAAAACCACCGAGATAGATCTGACCCAGTTGGTGAACATCTACATTACCTACTGGACCGCTTGGGTCGACGGCGAGGGCAATCTGAATTTCCGCCCTGATATCTATGCCAAAGATGGCCTCACAGACAACCAGTTCTAG
- a CDS encoding NRDE family protein, producing MLTKPPSAKGAHPALSPWKIPMCLLLFAYRCHRDYPLLLLANRDEFYARPSAPAAPWKGLGLVAGRDLQGGGTWAGMARGRVAAVTNIREPRRDVPEDLLSRGEIPLKFLAGNSTPCQFALGLQGQHYRGFNALLFDLEAEKPLICAGNRHVPFPFPIGVHGISNGAPDAPWPKVIQGKRGLRRILQGMGDAITENNFVRPALALLRNRRSAPEAALPDTGVGLARERALSPIFVQIDQQRAPRLGTAAPDSDQVGYGTRASTLIAVSKKGRCQLWEQSFTEGEPEGPLRHFAIP from the coding sequence ATGCTCACAAAGCCCCCCTCAGCGAAAGGGGCGCATCCGGCCCTGTCACCCTGGAAAATCCCTATGTGCCTTTTGCTGTTCGCGTATCGCTGCCACCGGGACTACCCACTGCTGCTGCTCGCCAATCGCGATGAATTCTATGCCAGACCCAGCGCACCCGCAGCGCCCTGGAAAGGACTCGGCCTGGTCGCTGGACGCGACCTGCAAGGCGGCGGCACCTGGGCGGGCATGGCCCGCGGCCGGGTCGCCGCAGTGACCAATATCCGTGAACCCCGGCGGGATGTGCCCGAAGACCTGCTCTCCCGCGGCGAAATCCCCCTGAAGTTCCTCGCCGGCAACAGCACACCCTGCCAATTTGCCCTGGGGCTCCAGGGGCAGCACTATCGCGGCTTCAATGCACTGCTCTTCGATCTGGAGGCCGAAAAACCCCTGATCTGCGCCGGTAATCGCCACGTCCCTTTCCCCTTTCCTATCGGTGTACACGGTATTTCCAACGGCGCTCCGGACGCCCCCTGGCCGAAGGTTATACAGGGAAAAAGAGGGCTCAGGCGCATCTTGCAGGGCATGGGCGATGCCATCACCGAGAACAATTTTGTGCGCCCCGCCCTGGCGCTGCTGCGCAACCGACGATCGGCGCCCGAGGCCGCACTCCCCGACACTGGTGTAGGACTGGCAAGAGAGCGGGCGCTCTCTCCTATATTCGTACAGATTGATCAGCAAAGAGCCCCGCGGCTCGGCACAGCGGCACCAGACAGTGATCAAGTCGGCTATGGCACACGTGCCAGCACCCTGATTGCGGTCAGTAAAAAAGGACGCTGTCAGCTGTGGGAGCAGTCTTTTACAGAGGGGGAGCCCGAGGGACCACTGCGTCATTTCGCGATTCCCTAG
- the lgt gene encoding prolipoprotein diacylglyceryl transferase codes for MLTYPEIDPVAFAVGPLKVHWYGLMYLAGFIVAWWLALRRSTRPWSPVIKSEVEDLILYCAIGVVVGGRLGYMFFYNLPELIANPLSLLKVWEGGMSFHGGLIGVMLATAWYARKIGTTFPALIDFVAPLVPIGLGLGRLGNFIGQELWGRPTQGPWGMVFPRDPELLARHPSQLYQAFLEGLVLFAVLWWFSSRPRPRLAVGGMFVLLYGVFRFLVEFVREPDGHIGFDLFGWMTRGQLLSLPMMVAGIALLVWSYRTQPSPEERDRGAVKQACTHSNDGAQQ; via the coding sequence ATGCTGACTTACCCTGAAATTGACCCTGTGGCCTTCGCCGTTGGCCCCTTAAAAGTGCACTGGTACGGGCTTATGTACCTGGCCGGCTTTATTGTTGCATGGTGGCTGGCATTGCGGCGCAGTACCAGGCCCTGGTCCCCGGTGATTAAATCCGAAGTGGAGGATTTGATTCTTTACTGTGCCATCGGGGTGGTTGTCGGCGGGCGGCTCGGTTATATGTTCTTCTACAACCTGCCGGAGCTGATTGCAAACCCGCTGTCTCTGCTCAAGGTGTGGGAAGGGGGGATGAGTTTTCACGGCGGCCTGATTGGCGTAATGCTGGCCACAGCCTGGTACGCCCGTAAGATTGGCACTACCTTCCCTGCCCTGATCGACTTTGTCGCTCCCCTGGTACCTATTGGACTGGGGCTGGGGCGCCTGGGTAATTTTATTGGCCAGGAGTTGTGGGGGCGCCCTACCCAGGGGCCATGGGGGATGGTGTTTCCAAGGGATCCAGAGCTGTTGGCGCGCCATCCTTCGCAACTGTATCAGGCTTTTCTCGAGGGGCTGGTGCTCTTCGCCGTACTTTGGTGGTTTTCCAGCCGACCGCGCCCACGTCTTGCTGTTGGCGGTATGTTTGTATTGCTTTACGGGGTTTTCCGTTTCCTGGTGGAGTTCGTGCGCGAGCCCGATGGCCATATTGGTTTTGATCTGTTTGGCTGGATGACTCGTGGTCAGCTGCTGAGTTTACCGATGATGGTGGCCGGTATTGCCCTTTTGGTGTGGAGCTACCGCACCCAGCCCTCGCCGGAGGAGCGGGACAGAGGTGCTGTCAAGCAGGCGTGCACCCATTCGAATGATGGGGCGCAACAGTAG
- a CDS encoding thymidylate synthase, translating to MKQYLDLMRHVREQGAEKEDRTGTGTLSIFGYQMRFNLGESFPLITTKKCHLHSIIHELLWFLRGETNIRYLRENGVRIWDEWATEAGDLGPVYGRQWRCWPAPHGRHIDQMEQLVHQLKTRPDSRRLLVSAWNPADLPDESASPVDNVRAGRMALAPCHVLFQFYVADGKLSCQLYQRSADIFLGVPFNIASYSLLTLMLAQVCGLQAGEFIHTFGDAHLYANHLVQAELQLQREPLPPPTMHLNPDVEDLFAFRFEDFELRDYRAHPHIPAPIAV from the coding sequence ATGAAGCAGTATCTGGATCTGATGCGCCATGTGCGGGAGCAGGGCGCGGAGAAGGAAGATCGTACGGGCACCGGCACCCTGAGTATTTTTGGCTATCAGATGCGCTTTAACCTGGGCGAGAGTTTCCCGTTAATTACTACGAAAAAATGCCACTTGCATTCCATCATCCACGAACTGCTTTGGTTCTTGCGGGGGGAGACCAATATCCGTTATCTGCGCGAAAACGGGGTGCGGATCTGGGATGAGTGGGCCACAGAAGCCGGTGATTTGGGGCCGGTATACGGTCGCCAGTGGCGCTGCTGGCCGGCGCCACACGGGCGACATATCGACCAGATGGAGCAGCTGGTGCACCAGCTGAAGACCCGGCCGGACTCCCGCCGCCTCCTGGTCAGTGCCTGGAACCCCGCGGACCTGCCGGATGAGAGCGCCTCCCCTGTGGACAATGTGCGTGCAGGGCGCATGGCCCTTGCCCCCTGTCATGTGCTTTTTCAGTTTTATGTGGCGGACGGCAAGCTGTCCTGCCAGCTGTACCAGCGCAGTGCGGACATCTTCCTCGGAGTACCTTTCAATATCGCCTCCTACAGCCTGCTTACCCTGATGCTGGCACAGGTGTGCGGGCTACAGGCCGGTGAATTTATCCATACCTTCGGCGATGCGCATCTCTACGCCAATCACCTGGTACAGGCAGAGCTGCAGTTGCAGCGGGAGCCCCTGCCGCCACCCACGATGCACCTGAACCCGGATGTGGAAGACCTGTTCGCCTTCCGCTTTGAGGATTTTGAACTGCGGGATTATCGGGCCCACCCGCATATCCCGGCACCGATTGCGGTTTAA
- a CDS encoding dihydrofolate reductase yields the protein MDIPVALIAAVARNGAIGKDNGLPWRLSGDLQFFKRITMGKPVVMGRKTFESIGRPLPGRNNIVITRNASWQAGSVEVVASLEAGLCRAREWALKVGAAEVMVIGGAQIYRQALPLASHLYITEVDAEVDADAFFPKLDDSWVEIVRECYPASDRNEYNYALVQYGRFK from the coding sequence ATGGATATCCCTGTGGCCCTGATTGCCGCAGTGGCGCGCAATGGCGCTATCGGCAAGGACAATGGTTTGCCCTGGCGGCTCTCCGGAGACCTTCAGTTCTTCAAGCGGATCACCATGGGCAAGCCCGTGGTCATGGGGCGCAAGACATTTGAATCCATTGGTCGCCCCCTCCCGGGGCGCAACAATATTGTGATCACCCGCAATGCCAGTTGGCAGGCTGGTAGTGTAGAGGTGGTGGCGTCATTGGAGGCGGGGCTCTGCCGGGCCCGCGAGTGGGCCTTGAAGGTCGGTGCAGCGGAGGTGATGGTGATTGGTGGGGCGCAAATTTACCGCCAGGCCCTGCCCCTGGCGTCGCACCTTTATATCACCGAAGTGGATGCTGAGGTGGATGCCGACGCCTTTTTCCCAAAGTTGGATGACTCATGGGTCGAAATTGTAAGAGAGTGTTACCCCGCTTCAGACAGGAATGAGTATAATTACGCGTTAGTTCAATACGGCAGATTTAAATAA
- a CDS encoding DUF3450 domain-containing protein, translating to MKTKRFMAVALTTALSAGALYGSVATADTLDNVLAVGQQKTTAARASQKRIDKIAEETSDLLQDFKVVNKEIDGLRVYNRQLEKQLANQLAVINELDESIANVTVIERQIQPLILRMLEGLEQFIELDAPFKLDERMANLEHVKNNMDRSDITVAEKFREVLELYNYEAEYARKIDTYGDTLNVNGQEREVNVLQIGRIALLAQTTDSTISLAYDKGQQAWVEIDSGTYRRALMNGLKIARKQASIDIMTMPIPAPEAAQ from the coding sequence ATGAAAACCAAGCGATTCATGGCTGTGGCGCTGACCACTGCGCTGTCTGCCGGCGCGCTCTATGGCAGCGTAGCCACCGCGGATACTCTCGATAACGTCCTTGCCGTCGGCCAGCAGAAAACCACTGCGGCCCGGGCATCGCAAAAGCGCATCGACAAGATTGCCGAGGAGACCAGCGACCTGCTGCAGGATTTCAAGGTGGTCAACAAGGAAATCGACGGTCTGCGCGTATACAACCGGCAGCTGGAAAAGCAACTGGCCAACCAGCTTGCAGTGATCAACGAACTGGACGAATCCATCGCCAACGTCACTGTCATTGAACGCCAGATCCAGCCACTGATCCTGCGCATGCTGGAGGGCCTGGAGCAGTTCATCGAACTGGACGCGCCCTTCAAACTGGATGAGCGCATGGCCAACCTGGAGCATGTAAAAAATAATATGGACCGTTCCGACATTACGGTTGCGGAGAAATTCCGCGAGGTACTGGAACTGTATAATTACGAAGCGGAGTACGCGCGCAAGATTGACACTTACGGCGACACCCTGAATGTAAACGGCCAGGAGCGCGAAGTGAACGTGCTGCAGATCGGCCGTATTGCACTGCTCGCCCAGACAACCGATTCCACGATCTCCCTCGCTTACGACAAGGGCCAGCAAGCCTGGGTTGAAATCGATTCTGGCACCTACCGCCGCGCCCTCATGAACGGCTTGAAGATTGCCAGGAAACAGGCCTCCATCGATATCATGACCATGCCGATTCCGGCTCCGGAGGCAGCGCAATGA
- a CDS encoding MotA/TolQ/ExbB proton channel family protein, producing the protein MKTSIAKHILVAAAAGLISFSAVAQEKATSLDDLLKMVRQSKIAESQEHKQREAEFRRQKANQQALLNRAKNIRTAEENRSAELEKRYQEQEAAVDQKRQQLDERLGSLRELFGHMSSTAADLRASIDSSLVSAQYSGRTEFIDGLLAKMNTATKLPTIAEIERLWFEIQRETVESGKVVKFNTTVIKPNGEQTQQEIVRVGNFNLVSNGKYLEMNDAYKVAELIRQPDAKFQKMAENLQVSTAGFSAFGIDPTGPTGGSYLKAMINSPDLIERWHQGKIVGYIITAVGAFAMLLAIFRLVVLFGVGAKVNAQLRSATPNTNNPLGRVLAVAEENKGVDGETLELKMEEAVLKERPAIESGLNLLKIIAMVAPLLGLLGTVTGMIITFQAITIFGAGDPRAMAGGISSALITTVLGLCVAIPTVLMHTIVNGRAKRILHILEEQSAGIVAENAERK; encoded by the coding sequence ATGAAAACCTCTATCGCCAAACACATACTAGTGGCAGCTGCGGCTGGCCTGATCAGCTTCTCTGCAGTTGCGCAGGAAAAAGCCACTTCTCTCGATGACCTGTTGAAGATGGTTCGGCAATCCAAAATTGCGGAATCCCAGGAACACAAGCAGCGCGAAGCTGAATTCCGCCGCCAAAAGGCCAACCAGCAGGCGCTGCTGAACAGGGCCAAAAATATCCGCACCGCTGAGGAAAACCGCTCTGCGGAGCTGGAAAAGCGATATCAGGAGCAGGAAGCCGCCGTTGACCAGAAACGCCAGCAGCTGGATGAGCGCCTGGGTTCTCTGAGAGAGCTGTTCGGCCATATGTCCTCTACCGCCGCAGACCTGCGCGCTAGTATCGATTCTTCTCTGGTCTCTGCGCAGTACTCGGGCCGTACAGAATTTATCGACGGCCTGCTTGCCAAGATGAATACGGCCACCAAGCTGCCCACCATTGCAGAAATCGAGCGCCTGTGGTTTGAAATCCAGCGCGAAACGGTTGAATCCGGCAAGGTTGTCAAGTTCAACACCACTGTGATCAAGCCCAATGGCGAACAGACTCAGCAGGAGATTGTTCGTGTAGGTAACTTCAACTTGGTATCCAACGGCAAATACTTGGAGATGAACGACGCCTATAAAGTGGCTGAGTTGATTCGCCAGCCGGACGCCAAATTCCAGAAAATGGCGGAGAATCTGCAGGTTTCCACCGCCGGCTTCAGTGCGTTTGGCATTGACCCCACAGGCCCCACCGGCGGTTCCTACCTGAAAGCCATGATCAACAGCCCGGATCTTATCGAGCGTTGGCACCAGGGTAAAATTGTGGGTTATATCATCACAGCCGTTGGTGCCTTCGCCATGCTGCTGGCTATCTTCCGCCTGGTCGTGCTGTTCGGTGTCGGCGCCAAGGTGAATGCCCAGCTGCGTTCCGCCACGCCGAATACCAACAACCCGCTGGGCCGCGTACTGGCGGTGGCAGAGGAAAACAAGGGTGTTGACGGTGAAACCCTTGAGCTGAAAATGGAAGAAGCGGTACTGAAGGAGCGCCCGGCAATCGAATCCGGCCTCAATCTGCTGAAAATCATCGCCATGGTGGCGCCGCTACTGGGTCTTTTGGGTACCGTTACCGGCATGATCATTACCTTCCAGGCGATCACCATCTTCGGTGCCGGTGACCCGAGAGCAATGGCCGGCGGTATCTCCTCTGCGTTGATTACCACGGTTTTGGGTCTGTGTGTCGCTATCCCGACGGTATTGATGCACACTATCGTGAACGGTCGCGCCAAGCGTATCCTGCATATCCTGGAAGAGCAGAGTGCCGGTATCGTGGCGGAAAACGCCGAGCGTAAATAA
- a CDS encoding MotA/TolQ/ExbB proton channel family protein, with the protein MHALIDAWAAVNAFMASGGPVLFLIAGLTFFMWTLIFERIFYFNKGLKSDVQGAVDLWEGRGERNSWGSHQIRYAMISRVSERIQDNMDMIQACVALAPLFGLLGTVWGMINVFDVLAITGGGDAKQMASGVSMATIPTMAGMVAALSGVFANTYLTRKAERETQLLEDHLTMDH; encoded by the coding sequence ATGCACGCACTAATCGACGCGTGGGCCGCTGTCAACGCCTTTATGGCGTCGGGCGGGCCAGTACTGTTCCTGATCGCCGGCCTGACCTTCTTTATGTGGACGCTGATTTTTGAACGGATCTTCTATTTCAACAAGGGCTTGAAAAGTGACGTTCAGGGTGCGGTAGACCTGTGGGAGGGGCGCGGTGAGCGCAATTCCTGGGGTTCCCACCAGATCCGTTATGCGATGATCTCCCGGGTTTCCGAGAGGATCCAGGACAATATGGACATGATTCAGGCCTGTGTGGCCCTGGCGCCCCTGTTTGGGCTCCTGGGTACGGTCTGGGGCATGATCAATGTGTTCGATGTTCTCGCGATTACCGGTGGTGGTGACGCCAAGCAGATGGCCAGCGGTGTGTCCATGGCAACTATCCCCACCATGGCGGGTATGGTTGCGGCTCTGTCCGGTGTTTTTGCCAACACCTACCTCACTCGCAAGGCAGAGCGGGAGACCCAGCTGTTGGAAGATCATCTCACCATGGATCACTAG
- a CDS encoding ExbD/TolR family protein, whose protein sequence is MSKRQNTAEEEAGAIDLTPMLDVVFIMLIFFIVTATFIKVPGAEVVKPEATTAELKAASILVAINESNEIWIAKEKVDERQVRIVLERLYSENPKGWLVIQPDKGANIEKIALIAQAARKIGIEKVSVATEKS, encoded by the coding sequence ATGAGCAAAAGACAAAATACGGCAGAAGAAGAGGCAGGAGCCATTGACCTCACGCCCATGTTGGACGTGGTGTTTATTATGCTGATCTTCTTTATCGTCACCGCAACTTTTATCAAAGTGCCGGGTGCCGAAGTGGTGAAGCCGGAAGCGACAACCGCTGAACTCAAGGCCGCTTCTATTCTGGTAGCGATCAACGAAAGCAATGAGATCTGGATTGCCAAAGAGAAAGTTGACGAGCGCCAGGTAAGAATCGTCCTGGAGCGTCTCTACTCCGAAAACCCGAAAGGGTGGTTGGTGATTCAGCCCGATAAGGGAGCGAATATTGAGAAAATTGCCCTGATTGCGCAAGCGGCCAGGAAGATCGGTATCGAGAAAGTTTCGGTCGCGACAGAGAAGAGTTAG